Proteins encoded together in one Chryseobacterium sp. G0201 window:
- a CDS encoding MFS transporter encodes MRGIQTDTKFTKRVKPNLSMPQIINMSMGFLGIQMAFGLQNGNASRILANLGADVHELSWFWLVAPFTGLIVQPIIGHMGDNTWSPLGRRKPYFLIGAILCAIGLVLLPNAATVTHMFAANALLLAVVFLAMMDASVNIAMEPFRALVGDMLPKHQGTLGFSIQTILIGIGAVVGSYVPSLLTKLGVSNEAPEGFVGDNVIYSFYVGAGLLIITILYTIITTKEYSPKEFAEFEDGKEVVEEKSKFSDIFKDFANIPTQMKKLGIVQFFSWFALFTMWVFTTSALATHHFGLSPEDTHSKAFNNAGDLTGELFGMYNLWAIPFAFLLTPFAKWIGKKQTHALALACGGLGLISMYFIKDVNHLWMSMIGLGFAWASILAMPYAMLIEVIPQRKMGVYMGIFNFFIVIPQIINGLFGGPIVSNIFGNQAMDYVVVGGVCMLIGALVTMIFIKSEDETPQEIKEEIQQVHF; translated from the coding sequence ATGAGAGGAATTCAAACTGATACAAAATTTACAAAAAGAGTAAAACCAAATCTTTCCATGCCTCAAATTATCAATATGAGTATGGGATTTTTGGGAATTCAGATGGCTTTCGGCTTACAGAACGGAAACGCGAGCAGGATTTTGGCCAATTTAGGAGCTGATGTTCACGAATTATCTTGGTTCTGGCTAGTTGCGCCATTTACAGGACTGATCGTTCAGCCAATCATCGGTCACATGGGCGACAATACTTGGAGTCCATTAGGAAGAAGAAAACCATATTTTCTAATTGGTGCAATTTTATGTGCGATCGGGTTGGTATTGCTTCCTAATGCAGCAACGGTAACTCATATGTTTGCTGCAAATGCGCTTTTATTGGCGGTTGTTTTCCTTGCGATGATGGATGCTTCCGTGAATATTGCGATGGAACCTTTCAGAGCTTTGGTAGGTGATATGCTTCCGAAACATCAGGGAACATTAGGATTTTCAATTCAGACTATTTTAATTGGAATAGGGGCGGTTGTAGGTTCGTATGTTCCTAGTTTATTGACAAAATTAGGAGTCTCAAATGAAGCTCCAGAGGGTTTTGTGGGAGATAATGTGATCTATTCTTTCTATGTTGGAGCCGGATTACTGATCATAACGATACTTTACACAATTATTACAACTAAAGAATATTCTCCGAAAGAATTTGCAGAGTTTGAGGACGGAAAAGAAGTCGTAGAAGAAAAATCTAAATTCAGCGATATTTTTAAGGATTTTGCCAATATTCCTACTCAAATGAAAAAATTAGGAATCGTTCAGTTCTTCTCTTGGTTTGCTTTGTTTACGATGTGGGTTTTTACGACAAGTGCTTTGGCGACTCATCATTTCGGACTTTCTCCTGAAGATACTCATTCAAAAGCCTTTAATAATGCAGGAGATTTGACGGGTGAATTGTTCGGGATGTACAATCTTTGGGCGATTCCATTTGCTTTTTTATTAACTCCATTTGCAAAATGGATCGGGAAAAAACAAACCCACGCTCTTGCATTAGCTTGTGGCGGATTAGGATTAATTTCAATGTATTTCATTAAAGATGTCAATCATTTGTGGATGTCAATGATAGGACTAGGTTTTGCGTGGGCTAGTATTTTAGCAATGCCTTATGCGATGTTGATAGAAGTTATTCCACAAAGAAAAATGGGAGTTTACATGGGGATCTTCAACTTTTTTATTGTAATTCCTCAAATCATCAACGGACTTTTTGGAGGCCCGATTGTAAGTAATATTTTTGGAAATCAGGCAATGGATTATGTTGTCGTTGGAGGAGTTTGTATGTTGATTGGAGCATTGGTGACTATGATTTTCATTAAATCAGAAGATGAAACGCCACAGGAAATTAAAGAGGAAATTCAGCAGGTACATTTTTAA
- a CDS encoding FMN-dependent NADH-azoreductase, whose protein sequence is MANILNIQTSISGENSISNKLSQAVINQLLEKNPGSKVVTRDLAANPIPHLEIHHFSASRVPDEEKSEQEKEAGKYSEESLKQLEEADIIVIGVPFYNFTFPSTLKSWIDSIAVGGKTFSYADGTPKGLIHGKKLYLNFAIGGVYENGLIENMEHYLKTLFAFIGITDVEVFQSQGLMVPQLKDENLAKTVAKIEELV, encoded by the coding sequence ATGGCAAATATTTTAAATATCCAAACCAGTATCAGCGGAGAAAATTCTATAAGCAACAAACTTTCTCAGGCTGTTATCAATCAATTGTTAGAAAAAAATCCTGGCAGTAAAGTGGTAACCCGTGATTTGGCAGCAAACCCGATTCCGCATTTGGAAATTCATCATTTTAGCGCTTCAAGAGTTCCGGACGAAGAAAAAAGTGAGCAAGAAAAAGAAGCAGGAAAATATTCGGAAGAATCATTGAAACAACTTGAGGAAGCTGACATTATCGTGATTGGTGTTCCTTTTTACAACTTCACTTTTCCATCAACGTTAAAATCATGGATCGACAGTATTGCGGTTGGCGGAAAAACATTCTCTTACGCTGACGGAACTCCAAAAGGCCTTATTCATGGCAAAAAATTATATTTAAATTTTGCAATCGGCGGCGTTTATGAAAACGGATTGATCGAAAATATGGAGCATTATCTAAAAACGTTATTCGCTTTCATCGGAATTACTGATGTGGAAGTTTTCCAATCTCAGGGATTGATGGTTCCTCAATTGAAGGATGAAAATTTAGCAAAAACAGTTGCGAAAATTGAAGAATTAGTTTAA
- a CDS encoding winged helix-turn-helix transcriptional regulator — protein sequence MEKQHNHKDCMQALKPVRDTLDVINGKWKLQIIISLNHGNKRFTEIERSIPKLTSKVLAKELRELEQNGLVERIVKDTYPVSIEYFPTEHTKTLHPVVESLKDWGENHRKHIFGSPTEAEKSE from the coding sequence ATGGAAAAACAACACAATCATAAAGACTGTATGCAGGCTCTGAAGCCTGTCCGCGATACCTTAGATGTTATCAATGGCAAGTGGAAACTGCAGATCATCATCTCTTTAAATCACGGAAATAAACGTTTCACAGAGATTGAAAGAAGTATTCCTAAGCTGACTTCCAAAGTTTTAGCCAAAGAATTAAGGGAACTCGAACAAAACGGCTTGGTCGAAAGAATAGTCAAAGACACTTATCCCGTAAGTATTGAATATTTCCCTACAGAACATACAAAAACACTTCATCCCGTGGTAGAATCGTTAAAAGACTGGGGTGAAAATCATCGTAAACATATTTTCGGAAGCCCAACGGAAGCGGAGAAAAGTGAATAG
- a CDS encoding pirin family protein: MKTVYHKADTRGHADHGWLNSYHTFSFANYQNRERSNFGVLRVLNDDTVSQGMGFGTHPHKNMEIISIPLEGDLEHKDSMGTTAVIKKGEIQVMSAGTGVMHSEYNKNKDEAVKFLQIWIFPTEENVEPRYDQKSIKEGEKINGFQQILSPNKNDDGVWIHQDAWFNLANFTKGNGKNYTLNKKGNGVYAFVLKGSAKVGDRILNERDGLGIWDTQSFNIEAVEDTEILLMEVPMELPSYLK; encoded by the coding sequence ATGAAAACAGTATATCATAAAGCAGATACAAGAGGTCACGCAGATCACGGTTGGTTAAATTCTTACCATACCTTCAGTTTTGCGAACTATCAAAATAGAGAAAGAAGTAACTTTGGCGTTTTAAGAGTATTGAATGACGACACCGTTTCTCAGGGAATGGGTTTCGGAACACATCCTCATAAAAATATGGAAATCATTTCCATTCCGTTAGAAGGAGATTTGGAGCACAAAGATTCTATGGGAACGACTGCTGTAATCAAAAAAGGTGAAATTCAGGTGATGAGCGCCGGAACCGGCGTTATGCACAGCGAATACAACAAAAATAAAGATGAAGCCGTAAAATTCTTACAAATCTGGATTTTCCCAACAGAAGAAAATGTTGAACCAAGATACGACCAGAAAAGCATCAAAGAAGGCGAAAAAATCAATGGATTCCAACAGATTTTATCTCCAAACAAAAATGACGACGGCGTTTGGATTCATCAGGATGCATGGTTTAATTTAGCCAATTTTACGAAAGGAAACGGCAAAAATTATACGCTTAACAAAAAAGGAAACGGCGTTTATGCTTTTGTATTAAAAGGAAGCGCAAAAGTTGGTGACAGAATTTTAAATGAAAGAGATGGTTTAGGAATCTGGGATACTCAAAGCTTTAATATCGAAGCTGTCGAAGACACAGAAATCCTTTTAATGGAAGTCCCAATGGAATTACCGTCTTATCTTAAATAA
- a CDS encoding NADPH-dependent FMN reductase: MKILAVAGSNSDASINRQLVTYATTLFENAEVEIVDMNDFAMPIYKHQREVESGIPQQAVDFAAKIDGADVLLVALAEHNGTYSTAFKNVFDWTSRIKPRTVWNEVPMLLMATAPGGRGGLGVLEAAEKRFPSHGGNIVDTFTLPFFNDNFDKVAQKISNEEKDNELREKIQKISAIESILEK; encoded by the coding sequence ATGAAAATTTTAGCAGTAGCAGGAAGTAATTCTGATGCATCAATCAATAGACAATTGGTAACGTACGCCACAACATTATTCGAAAACGCAGAAGTGGAAATTGTTGATATGAACGATTTTGCAATGCCAATTTATAAACATCAAAGAGAAGTGGAAAGCGGAATTCCGCAACAGGCAGTAGATTTTGCAGCAAAAATTGATGGTGCAGATGTACTTTTGGTTGCTCTTGCTGAGCATAACGGAACCTATTCTACAGCATTTAAAAATGTGTTCGACTGGACTTCAAGAATCAAACCAAGAACAGTTTGGAACGAAGTTCCGATGTTGTTGATGGCTACAGCTCCGGGAGGAAGAGGTGGATTAGGTGTTCTGGAAGCAGCAGAAAAACGTTTTCCGTCGCATGGAGGTAACATCGTTGATACATTTACACTTCCTTTCTTTAATGATAATTTTGACAAAGTGGCTCAAAAAATTTCAAATGAAGAGAAAGACAACGAATTAAGAGAAAAAATTCAGAAGATTTCGGCTATTGAATCGATCCTTGAAAAATAG
- the purM gene encoding phosphoribosylformylglycinamidine cyclo-ligase has product MSNTYKSAGVDKEEGYKTVDKIKKAVGETHNSNVLNHLGSFGAFYEIGGYKNPVLVSGTDGVGTKLKVALDSKKYDSIGVDCFAMCANDILCHGAKPLFFLDYLACGKLDSEIAAEIVLGMVAACKDNNCALIGGETAEMPGMYQPGDYDVAGFCVGIVEKDQIIDGSKIKPGNKIIALPSSGFHSNGFSLVRKVFPNFEEEFEGKPLYETLLVPTRLYYKDIHKVIEEVQVAGIAHITGGGLYENIPRIIGDGLCASIDASKIKIPSIMLELEKRGGVAREEMFGTFNMGVGMIVVVDAEHAEKVLHLLDDAYEIGEITEGSEKIDLKF; this is encoded by the coding sequence ATGAGCAACACGTACAAATCAGCAGGAGTAGACAAAGAAGAAGGATACAAAACCGTTGACAAGATCAAAAAAGCGGTTGGGGAAACTCACAATTCAAATGTATTGAATCATTTGGGAAGTTTTGGGGCTTTCTATGAAATCGGAGGATACAAAAATCCTGTTTTGGTTTCAGGAACTGATGGAGTAGGAACGAAGCTGAAAGTAGCTTTAGATTCTAAAAAATACGATTCTATCGGAGTAGATTGTTTTGCAATGTGTGCGAATGACATCCTTTGTCACGGTGCAAAACCATTGTTCTTTTTAGATTATTTGGCTTGCGGAAAATTGGATTCTGAGATCGCTGCTGAGATCGTTTTAGGAATGGTAGCAGCTTGTAAAGACAATAACTGCGCATTGATCGGTGGTGAAACTGCTGAAATGCCGGGGATGTACCAGCCTGGAGATTATGATGTTGCAGGATTTTGCGTAGGAATTGTTGAAAAAGATCAGATTATTGACGGTTCTAAAATCAAACCGGGTAACAAAATTATTGCGCTACCAAGTTCAGGATTCCACTCAAACGGATTCTCTTTGGTAAGAAAAGTATTCCCGAATTTCGAAGAAGAATTTGAAGGAAAACCTTTATACGAAACACTTTTAGTTCCAACTAGATTATATTACAAAGATATTCACAAGGTGATTGAAGAAGTTCAGGTTGCAGGTATCGCTCACATTACGGGTGGTGGATTGTACGAAAACATTCCAAGAATTATCGGTGATGGACTTTGTGCTTCAATCGATGCTTCAAAAATCAAAATCCCAAGTATTATGTTGGAATTGGAAAAAAGAGGTGGAGTAGCTCGTGAAGAGATGTTCGGAACATTCAACATGGGTGTCGGAATGATCGTTGTAGTTGATGCAGAACACGCAGAAAAAGTATTACACCTTCTAGACGATGCTTACGAAATCGGAGAAATTACAGAAGGAAGCGAAAAAATTGATTTAAAATTCTAA
- the purN gene encoding phosphoribosylglycinamide formyltransferase, with translation MKNIVILVSGSGSNLQRIIDTIDNGEIQNAKVSLVIADRECYGLERAQNHNIENVLIPRGKNFSSELSKIIPENTDLIVLAGFLSILKPEFCEKWSGKIINIHPALLPKYGGKGMWGHHVHNAVIEAKEKESGATVHFVTPGIDEGEAILQKSFPVTEDDTPETVAEKVHLVEYEIFPIAINKVLGN, from the coding sequence ATGAAAAACATAGTTATACTTGTTTCTGGTTCAGGTTCCAATCTTCAGAGAATCATTGATACCATTGATAATGGAGAAATCCAGAATGCAAAAGTATCTTTAGTGATTGCCGACAGAGAATGTTACGGATTGGAAAGAGCGCAAAATCATAACATAGAAAATGTTCTGATTCCGAGAGGAAAAAACTTCAGTAGCGAATTGAGTAAAATTATCCCTGAAAATACCGATTTAATCGTATTGGCAGGATTTTTATCAATCTTAAAACCTGAGTTTTGTGAAAAATGGAGCGGAAAAATAATCAATATCCATCCGGCTTTACTCCCAAAATACGGAGGAAAAGGAATGTGGGGACATCATGTTCACAATGCTGTTATTGAAGCTAAGGAAAAAGAAAGTGGAGCAACCGTACATTTTGTAACTCCGGGAATCGATGAAGGAGAAGCAATTCTTCAAAAATCATTCCCAGTAACAGAAGATGATACTCCCGAAACGGTAGCGGAAAAAGTTCATTTAGTTGAATATGAAATTTTCCCAATAGCGATCAATAAAGTATTAGGAAACTAA
- the purH gene encoding bifunctional phosphoribosylaminoimidazolecarboxamide formyltransferase/IMP cyclohydrolase produces MSKKRVLISVSDKGGLIEFAQFLEAQNYELISTGGTFKHLKDAGLNPIQIDEVTNFPEMLDGRVKTLHPKVHGGLLAVRSSEEHMKTVKEHGIDLIDMVIVNLYPFFENVNKDISLHEKVEFIDIGGPSMLRSAAKNFDSVTVITDVEDYAAVKIEMEQNGDTYIETRKKLAGKVFNLTSAYDAAISRILLDEDYPTYLNASYKKVSDLRYGENPHQTAAYYVSTFENGAMKDFEQLGGKELSFNNLRDMDLCWKVVNEFKEEMACCAVKHSTPCGVAIGTSALETYQKTFECDPISIFGGIVATNYKVDAATAEELNKTFLEIVMAPDFDEDALEILRKKKNLRIIKIVNPVSDKQTWVKVDGGILVQDNDSIFSDDIKVVTETQPTEEQKKALLFSQRVVKYVKSNAIVVSNGIQAFGIGGGQVNRIWATQQAIERAKGKFTGDLVLASDAFFPFRDVVDFCAQEGITAIIQPGGSVKDQDSIEAANEHGIPMMFTGVRHFFH; encoded by the coding sequence ATGAGTAAAAAGAGAGTTTTAATCAGTGTTTCTGACAAAGGCGGATTGATCGAATTTGCACAGTTTTTGGAAGCCCAGAATTACGAATTAATTTCTACAGGAGGGACATTCAAACATTTGAAAGATGCTGGTTTAAATCCAATTCAGATTGATGAGGTTACTAATTTCCCTGAAATGTTGGACGGTAGAGTAAAAACTTTACACCCGAAAGTTCACGGAGGTTTGTTGGCTGTTCGTTCAAGTGAAGAACACATGAAGACGGTTAAAGAACATGGAATTGATTTGATCGACATGGTTATCGTAAACCTTTATCCTTTCTTTGAAAATGTTAACAAAGACATTTCATTACATGAAAAGGTAGAGTTTATCGATATCGGAGGTCCGTCAATGCTTCGTTCAGCAGCTAAGAATTTTGATTCTGTAACGGTTATTACTGATGTTGAAGATTACGCAGCAGTAAAAATTGAAATGGAACAAAACGGTGATACGTACATCGAAACACGTAAAAAATTAGCGGGTAAAGTATTCAATCTTACTTCGGCTTATGATGCTGCTATTTCAAGAATACTTTTAGATGAAGATTATCCAACTTATCTTAATGCATCTTACAAAAAAGTTTCTGACCTTAGATATGGTGAAAACCCACATCAGACGGCTGCTTACTATGTTTCTACTTTCGAGAACGGAGCAATGAAAGATTTCGAACAATTGGGAGGTAAAGAATTGTCTTTCAATAATCTTCGTGATATGGATCTTTGCTGGAAAGTGGTAAACGAATTCAAAGAAGAAATGGCTTGTTGTGCAGTGAAGCATTCTACACCTTGTGGAGTTGCGATCGGAACTTCAGCATTGGAAACGTACCAAAAAACTTTTGAGTGTGATCCTATTTCTATCTTTGGCGGAATTGTTGCTACCAACTACAAGGTTGACGCTGCAACAGCTGAAGAATTAAACAAAACTTTCTTGGAAATCGTTATGGCTCCTGATTTTGATGAGGATGCTTTAGAAATTTTAAGAAAAAAGAAAAATTTAAGAATTATAAAAATCGTTAACCCTGTTTCTGACAAGCAAACTTGGGTGAAGGTTGATGGCGGAATCTTAGTTCAGGACAACGACAGTATCTTCTCTGATGATATTAAAGTGGTTACTGAAACCCAGCCGACAGAAGAGCAGAAGAAAGCGTTGCTTTTCTCTCAGAGAGTAGTGAAATACGTTAAATCAAACGCAATTGTTGTTTCAAACGGAATTCAGGCTTTCGGAATTGGTGGCGGACAGGTGAACAGAATCTGGGCGACTCAACAGGCAATTGAAAGAGCGAAAGGAAAATTCACAGGAGATCTAGTTTTAGCTTCTGATGCGTTTTTCCCTTTCCGTGACGTGGTTGATTTCTGCGCTCAGGAAGGCATCACAGCTATTATCCAGCCGGGAGGAAGTGTAAAAGACCAAGACAGCATCGAAGCAGCAAATGAGCATGGCATTCCGATGATGTTTACTGGTGTTAGACATTTTTTCCATTAA
- the purD gene encoding phosphoribosylamine--glycine ligase has product MRILIIGEGGRESALAAKLQNDSRVSKMFFANGNATTDVIGKNVHLSEIKELRDFAIKEKVDLTIVGPEAPLVAGLKDEFKKHDLKVFGPNQKVASLEGSKAFSKKFMQTYDIKTAKAVVFDSYNEAKEYVQTQEYPLVIKASGLAGGKGVVICDTLEEAEATIHDFMIRRIYGDAGIRLVIEEFLEGFEASIIAFSNGEKLFPCIAAKDYKKAGNGDTGPNTGGMGSVAPSPEFTAEHAADFEQNILEPTVKGLKAEGFSFKGIIFFGLMVTKKGTYLLEYNMRFGDPETQVLMALMENNLLDVINDCMEGKDIELKFKDEKAVCLVMCSGGYPRNIETGFEIVGEDKVKHSQLLYAGAIKKGDKVVSNGGRVLNIVATGATYDDARKKVYEDAGHVHFDYSFYREDIGKF; this is encoded by the coding sequence ATGAGAATATTAATCATAGGTGAAGGTGGAAGAGAGTCTGCTTTGGCAGCTAAACTTCAAAATGACTCAAGAGTTTCTAAAATGTTTTTTGCAAACGGAAACGCTACTACCGATGTAATAGGGAAAAATGTTCATTTATCAGAGATTAAAGAACTTAGAGATTTTGCCATTAAAGAAAAAGTAGATCTTACGATCGTAGGTCCTGAAGCTCCGCTTGTAGCAGGGTTGAAGGATGAGTTTAAGAAGCACGATCTTAAAGTTTTTGGTCCGAATCAAAAAGTAGCAAGTCTTGAAGGAAGTAAGGCTTTCTCTAAAAAATTCATGCAGACCTATGATATCAAGACAGCAAAAGCTGTCGTATTTGATTCATATAACGAAGCTAAAGAATATGTACAAACTCAGGAATATCCTCTAGTGATCAAGGCTAGTGGTTTGGCAGGTGGAAAAGGTGTTGTAATTTGCGACACGTTGGAAGAAGCTGAAGCTACGATCCACGATTTCATGATCAGAAGAATCTATGGAGACGCAGGTATCCGTTTGGTTATTGAAGAATTTTTAGAAGGTTTTGAAGCTTCTATTATCGCATTCTCAAACGGTGAAAAACTATTCCCTTGTATTGCTGCAAAAGATTACAAAAAAGCTGGAAACGGTGATACAGGACCGAACACAGGAGGTATGGGATCTGTGGCACCAAGCCCGGAATTTACAGCAGAACACGCTGCAGATTTCGAACAAAATATTTTAGAACCTACTGTAAAAGGTCTTAAAGCTGAAGGTTTCAGTTTCAAAGGAATTATCTTCTTCGGATTGATGGTAACTAAGAAAGGAACTTACCTTCTTGAGTACAACATGAGATTCGGTGATCCTGAAACTCAGGTATTGATGGCTTTAATGGAAAACAATCTGTTAGACGTTATCAACGACTGTATGGAAGGAAAAGACATCGAACTTAAATTTAAAGACGAAAAAGCAGTTTGTCTTGTAATGTGTTCAGGAGGTTATCCTAGAAATATTGAAACAGGTTTTGAGATCGTAGGCGAAGATAAAGTAAAACACAGTCAGCTGTTATATGCAGGAGCTATCAAAAAAGGCGACAAAGTCGTTTCCAATGGTGGTAGAGTACTCAACATTGTGGCTACAGGAGCAACTTACGATGATGCCCGCAAGAAAGTATACGAAGATGCAGGACATGTACACTTCGATTACAGTTTCTACAGAGAAGACATCGGGAAGTTTTAA
- the guaA gene encoding glutamine-hydrolyzing GMP synthase, with protein MNNGIIILDFGSQYNQLIGRRIREMGVYSEILPFNTPLETILEKQPRGIILSGGPSSVNAENAHLVEKELYEQGIPVLGICYGMQLTAHLLGGKVNKGEKGEYGKAHLDIIKESSLLKGVTQNSVVWMSHFDEVGELPTGFELNAKSGVIASISNEDKKIYCVQFHPEVSHTEEGGKMLENFVFSICNAGKNWKLTNYIEKTVAEIRETVGDNKVILGLSGGVDSSVAAVLIHKAIGDQLQCIFVDTGLLRKNEDVKVMENYGEHFNMNIKLVDASERFLSKLAGVDDPEQKRKIIGNEFIHVFDEESHKIEGAKFLAQGTIYPDVIESQSVNGPSAVIKSHHNVGGLPEEMEFELLEPLRELFKDEVRKVGEELGIPHHLVHRHPFPGPGLGIRILGAVDAEKVKILQEADDIFIEELYKNDLYEKVSQAFVVLLPVKSVGVMGDERTYEYTAVVRSANTIDFMTATWSRLPYEFLDTVSSRIINEVRGINRVAYDISSKPPATIEWE; from the coding sequence ATGAATAACGGTATTATCATATTAGATTTCGGATCTCAGTACAACCAGCTTATCGGAAGAAGAATCCGTGAGATGGGTGTATATTCTGAAATTTTACCTTTCAATACGCCATTAGAAACTATTTTAGAAAAGCAGCCGAGAGGAATTATTCTTTCCGGCGGTCCCAGTTCTGTGAATGCAGAAAATGCTCATTTAGTTGAAAAAGAATTATACGAGCAGGGAATTCCCGTGTTGGGAATTTGCTACGGAATGCAGTTAACAGCACACCTTTTAGGCGGAAAAGTAAATAAAGGTGAAAAAGGAGAGTACGGAAAAGCTCATTTAGATATCATTAAAGAAAGTTCTTTGTTAAAAGGGGTAACTCAAAACTCTGTAGTTTGGATGAGTCACTTTGATGAGGTTGGAGAATTGCCGACAGGTTTTGAACTGAATGCAAAATCTGGTGTAATTGCTTCTATTTCTAATGAAGATAAGAAAATCTATTGCGTACAGTTCCACCCTGAGGTTTCTCACACTGAGGAAGGAGGTAAAATGTTGGAAAATTTCGTTTTCAGCATCTGTAATGCAGGGAAAAACTGGAAACTGACCAACTATATCGAAAAAACAGTTGCAGAAATCCGTGAAACAGTAGGTGACAATAAAGTAATCCTTGGTCTTTCAGGAGGAGTAGATTCTTCTGTAGCAGCTGTTTTAATTCACAAAGCGATCGGTGATCAGTTGCAATGTATCTTTGTTGATACAGGTTTATTGAGAAAGAATGAAGACGTAAAAGTAATGGAAAATTACGGCGAGCATTTTAATATGAATATTAAATTGGTTGACGCTTCAGAAAGATTCTTATCTAAATTAGCCGGAGTTGACGATCCTGAACAAAAAAGAAAGATCATCGGAAACGAATTTATTCATGTTTTTGATGAAGAGTCTCATAAAATCGAAGGTGCTAAATTTTTAGCTCAAGGAACAATTTACCCTGACGTTATCGAAAGTCAGTCGGTAAACGGACCTTCAGCAGTGATTAAGTCTCACCACAATGTTGGCGGACTTCCGGAAGAAATGGAATTTGAGCTGTTGGAGCCTTTGAGAGAGCTTTTCAAGGATGAAGTAAGAAAGGTTGGGGAAGAATTAGGTATTCCTCATCATTTGGTACACAGGCACCCTTTCCCTGGTCCAGGTTTAGGAATCAGAATTTTGGGAGCTGTAGATGCTGAAAAAGTAAAAATTCTTCAGGAAGCTGATGATATTTTCATCGAAGAATTATATAAAAATGATCTTTACGAGAAAGTTTCTCAGGCATTCGTAGTTTTACTTCCTGTAAAATCTGTTGGAGTGATGGGTGATGAAAGAACATATGAGTATACTGCGGTTGTTCGTTCTGCCAACACCATCGACTTTATGACAGCAACGTGGAGCAGACTTCCTTACGAGTTTTTAGATACTGTTTCAAGCAGAATCATCAACGAAGTAAGAGGGATCAACAGAGTAGCTTACGATATTTCAAGCAAACCACCTGCAACGATTGAGTGGGAATAA